Proteins encoded by one window of Caminicella sporogenes DSM 14501:
- a CDS encoding methyl-accepting chemotaxis protein: MKSFIKTLRAKLLLLLVLIAIIPVSIASSILYNQSKNNLDHLIYNDLTHTCSVVNYKLEKKSLEALFLAKLYSNKPEIVNALKNKDRNALKKIIAPIFQRLKEEHHLQILEFGDDKGIVFLRAHSSKFGDDKSNNESIKLALKGQSINGFEFGKSGLAIRAFVPIKDNGKIIGTLQVGFEDEFLTEISSITLGDISIYAKDKLIKTSNNAEKKNIGKSLKDPSIFEKVSKGETVKILDNKGYIKLYNPIWNPTKTKVIGMININYNISSSLSLKKNILITTFTIVIASFILALIIALIFSKNITNPIKLTIEHLKLIATGNLTKNIPKTYLNRKDEIGDLSRAVDIMQTDIRKLINQVNNTSNELASSSEELTTITNENVKATNHVALTIQEVSSGTQKQMTISKETSDSMKEMALNIQKIAQSSAIVKQSALEASKEAEQGNEFIQKVINQMDSINKSVYDSSSTIKVLDQHSKEIDQILEAINNITSQINLLALNAAIEAARAGEYGKGFAVVADEIRKLAEQSEESTHEISNIIKEIQKNTNYSVNSMENVNNEVQKGMKITNEAGKAFAKILEAIQNVAKQIQEVSTTSEQMSTNSKQIAISAEQIFDIAKNSAASFQNIAAISEEQLASMEEIASSTDTLNNIAQELNELISKFKV; this comes from the coding sequence ATGAAATCATTCATTAAAACATTAAGAGCAAAACTTTTATTACTGCTCGTCTTAATTGCAATAATTCCAGTATCTATTGCTTCTTCAATTCTATACAATCAAAGTAAAAATAACTTAGATCATTTAATTTACAATGACTTAACTCACACCTGCTCTGTCGTAAATTACAAGCTTGAAAAAAAATCATTAGAAGCTCTATTCCTAGCAAAACTCTATTCAAACAAACCTGAAATTGTCAATGCTCTTAAAAATAAAGACCGCAATGCATTAAAAAAAATAATTGCACCTATTTTTCAACGATTAAAAGAAGAACATCACTTGCAAATACTCGAATTTGGTGATGATAAAGGAATTGTATTTTTAAGAGCTCATAGTTCTAAATTTGGAGATGACAAAAGCAACAATGAATCTATAAAACTAGCACTGAAAGGGCAGTCAATAAACGGATTTGAATTTGGAAAAAGTGGATTGGCAATTCGTGCCTTTGTTCCTATAAAAGACAATGGAAAAATTATTGGAACTCTACAAGTTGGATTTGAAGATGAATTTTTAACTGAAATTAGCAGTATTACACTTGGAGATATAAGTATCTATGCAAAAGACAAACTAATCAAAACTTCAAACAATGCTGAAAAGAAAAATATAGGTAAATCATTAAAAGACCCAAGTATCTTTGAAAAAGTCTCTAAAGGAGAAACTGTAAAAATTTTAGATAATAAAGGATATATAAAACTATACAATCCCATATGGAATCCTACAAAAACTAAAGTCATAGGTATGATAAATATCAATTATAATATTTCTTCTTCATTATCCTTGAAAAAAAATATTTTAATAACAACTTTTACAATTGTAATTGCATCATTTATTCTTGCATTAATAATAGCTCTAATATTCAGTAAAAATATTACTAATCCAATTAAATTAACAATTGAACATTTAAAACTCATTGCAACTGGAAATCTTACAAAAAATATTCCTAAAACATATCTCAATAGAAAAGATGAAATAGGCGATCTTTCCAGAGCTGTAGACATAATGCAAACAGACATAAGAAAACTGATTAATCAAGTAAATAATACTTCAAATGAATTAGCTTCTTCATCAGAAGAATTAACAACAATCACAAATGAAAATGTCAAAGCAACTAACCATGTTGCCTTAACTATACAAGAAGTATCAAGTGGTACTCAAAAACAAATGACAATATCTAAAGAAACTTCAGATTCTATGAAAGAAATGGCATTAAATATTCAAAAAATTGCTCAATCTTCAGCTATAGTAAAACAATCTGCACTCGAAGCATCAAAAGAAGCTGAACAAGGAAATGAATTTATACAAAAAGTCATAAATCAAATGGACTCCATAAATAAGTCTGTTTACGACTCATCATCAACAATAAAAGTACTAGACCAACATTCAAAAGAAATAGACCAAATATTAGAAGCTATCAATAACATTACTTCACAAATAAATCTACTTGCATTAAATGCTGCTATAGAAGCTGCACGTGCAGGAGAATATGGTAAAGGATTTGCTGTTGTAGCTGATGAAATAAGAAAATTAGCTGAACAGTCAGAAGAATCAACACATGAAATTTCAAATATAATAAAAGAAATACAAAAAAATACTAATTACTCTGTAAATTCAATGGAAAATGTAAATAATGAAGTACAAAAAGGAATGAAAATAACAAATGAAGCCGGTAAAGCATTTGCGAAAATTTTAGAAGCAATTCAAAATGTTGCAAAACAAATTCAAGAAGTTTCAACTACATCTGAACAAATGTCTACAAATTCAAAACAAATAGCTATTTCAGCAGAGCAAATATTTGATATAGCTAAAAATTCTGCTGCAAGTTTCCAAAATATAGCTGCTATTTCAGAAGAACAATTAGCTTCTATGGAAGAAATTGCTTCCTCTACAGATACTTTAAATAATATTGCACAAGAATTAAATGAACTAATAAGCAAATTTAAAGTATAA
- a CDS encoding methyl-accepting chemotaxis protein: MKKGKKNMRLSTKLLIVILLLSLLPLSISTYLNYKEAKKALEERAFEQLISIRDIKKMQIETYFSDLITDMKILKDNYLVKRGIENYEKAFKMGINSDEYKRVEAEFGEKLRKYKEVNGYYDLFLITKSGDVVYTAAREQDFGTNLINGKYKDTPLAEAFNKGLYDITLTDFKYYEVNNEAAAFVSGPIKDENTGEVKGVVVFQIPLDEIDNIMHERSGLGETGETYVVGQDLFMRTDSRFSQQSTILKLKVETVAAKEAIEGKTNNKIIKDYRGVKVFSAYAPLNIKGVNWAILAEIDEKEVLANTKKLLNKTLIIFGISVIVIIFAALIFSRFIVNPIKHLMDLMSKAEKGDLTVKAKVSTGDEIEELANSFNNMIEGQRRVIEEVLNVANQVGNSSEETSSASEEMASSAQNQSEAIGDLTDAMNEMSRAIGESASNVNEMANNINKINDLMQELGKTADDVAKSTEETVTTIVDVTNSLQQMNDSIELVASNSSDASREAENTVKVANDGKKAVDNTIAEMDNVNRVMEDLREVVKGLGKAALQIGDIVEVIDDIAEQTNLLALNASIEAARAGEHGKGFAVVAAAIGDLAEKSGEATKDIAALIKKIQEEVENAVNTTDEGVKQVANGVNLVKNTGMALDKIFKAIENTNQLINEIAAKAEEQAKASKSIMEAVQKVNELSMRVSTSVEEQVASIEGVVEAVEKLNDLSQGVAGVAEEQSASSEEILATVENINVMTKEVASGSEEVAAAAENLAEQAKKLLEVVYRFKIS; encoded by the coding sequence ATGAAAAAGGGAAAGAAAAATATGAGACTTAGCACCAAATTACTTATAGTTATATTGTTGTTGAGTTTATTGCCATTAAGTATTTCAACATATCTTAATTATAAAGAAGCTAAAAAAGCTTTAGAAGAGAGAGCTTTTGAACAGTTAATTTCTATAAGAGATATTAAAAAGATGCAAATTGAAACATATTTTTCGGATTTAATTACAGATATGAAAATCTTGAAAGATAATTATTTAGTTAAAAGAGGAATAGAAAATTATGAAAAGGCTTTTAAAATGGGAATAAATAGTGATGAGTATAAAAGGGTAGAAGCTGAATTTGGAGAAAAATTGAGAAAATATAAAGAAGTAAATGGTTATTATGATTTGTTTTTAATAACTAAATCGGGAGATGTTGTATATACTGCGGCAAGAGAACAAGACTTTGGAACAAATTTAATAAATGGGAAATATAAAGATACACCACTTGCTGAAGCATTTAATAAAGGACTTTATGATATAACACTTACTGATTTTAAATATTATGAAGTTAATAATGAAGCAGCTGCTTTTGTTTCAGGGCCTATAAAAGATGAAAATACAGGAGAAGTTAAGGGTGTAGTAGTATTTCAAATACCACTAGATGAAATTGATAATATAATGCATGAAAGGTCTGGACTTGGAGAAACCGGAGAAACATATGTTGTTGGACAGGATTTATTTATGAGAACGGATTCTAGGTTTTCACAGCAAAGTACGATTTTAAAATTAAAAGTTGAAACTGTTGCTGCTAAGGAAGCAATTGAAGGAAAAACAAACAATAAAATAATAAAAGATTATAGAGGAGTTAAAGTATTTAGTGCATATGCACCACTAAATATTAAAGGTGTTAATTGGGCAATTTTAGCTGAAATAGATGAAAAAGAAGTTTTAGCAAATACAAAGAAATTGTTAAATAAAACATTAATTATATTTGGAATATCAGTAATTGTTATCATATTTGCAGCGTTAATTTTTTCTAGATTTATAGTAAATCCCATAAAACATTTGATGGATTTAATGTCTAAAGCGGAAAAAGGAGATTTGACTGTTAAGGCTAAGGTAAGTACGGGAGATGAAATAGAAGAATTGGCAAATAGTTTTAATAACATGATTGAAGGTCAAAGAAGAGTAATAGAAGAAGTGTTAAATGTAGCAAATCAAGTAGGAAATTCATCAGAAGAAACAAGTAGTGCATCAGAAGAGATGGCATCTTCAGCTCAAAATCAATCTGAAGCTATAGGAGATTTGACAGATGCAATGAATGAAATGAGTAGAGCGATAGGTGAATCTGCATCTAATGTTAATGAGATGGCAAATAATATAAATAAAATTAACGATTTAATGCAGGAGTTGGGAAAAACAGCAGATGATGTAGCAAAGAGTACCGAAGAAACCGTTACAACAATAGTAGATGTTACAAACTCACTACAGCAAATGAATGATTCTATAGAACTTGTAGCAAGCAATTCAAGTGATGCTAGTAGAGAGGCAGAAAATACTGTAAAGGTAGCTAATGATGGTAAAAAGGCAGTGGATAATACAATAGCCGAAATGGATAATGTAAATAGAGTAATGGAAGATTTAAGAGAGGTTGTTAAGGGGCTTGGAAAAGCAGCACTGCAAATAGGAGATATAGTAGAAGTTATTGATGACATAGCGGAACAAACTAATTTGTTAGCTCTCAATGCATCAATAGAAGCAGCAAGAGCAGGAGAACATGGGAAGGGATTTGCAGTGGTAGCTGCTGCAATAGGCGATTTAGCAGAAAAATCTGGAGAAGCCACAAAAGATATAGCAGCTTTAATAAAGAAAATACAAGAGGAAGTAGAAAATGCAGTTAATACAACTGATGAAGGTGTAAAACAAGTTGCAAATGGAGTAAATTTGGTGAAGAATACGGGAATGGCATTAGACAAGATATTTAAAGCTATAGAAAATACCAATCAATTGATTAATGAAATAGCAGCAAAAGCAGAAGAACAAGCAAAGGCAAGTAAGTCTATAATGGAAGCTGTACAAAAAGTAAATGAACTTTCAATGAGGGTATCAACATCAGTTGAAGAACAAGTAGCATCTATTGAAGGAGTAGTAGAAGCTGTAGAAAAGTTAAATGACTTATCACAGGGAGTAGCAGGTGTAGCTGAAGAACAGTCAGCGTCAAGTGAAGAAATATTAGCTACAGTTGAAAATATAAATGTCATGACTAAAGAAGTTGCATCGGGAAGTGAGGAAGTTGCTGCTGCAGCAGAAAATTTAGCAGAACAAGCGAAAAAACTTTTAGAAGTTGTATATAGGTTTAAAATATCTTAG
- a CDS encoding chemotaxis protein CheW, with protein MAENQYVVFSLCGEEYAIDILKVNEINRLKEIKITKIPKTPDYIDGIINLRGDVVPILNLRKKFHMEHRDIDKETRIVIVKIGSKIIGLLVDSVSHVLTLEEKEISPPPEEIKISSQYIIGVGKKGSRMIFILDIEKLFDSSERKEIMQIDDKRE; from the coding sequence ATGGCTGAAAATCAATATGTAGTATTTAGTCTATGTGGTGAAGAGTATGCTATAGATATACTTAAAGTAAATGAAATAAACAGATTAAAAGAAATTAAGATTACAAAAATACCTAAGACGCCTGATTATATAGATGGAATTATTAATTTAAGAGGAGATGTTGTACCTATATTAAATTTAAGGAAAAAATTTCATATGGAGCATAGAGATATAGATAAAGAAACGAGAATAGTAATTGTAAAAATAGGTTCAAAAATTATTGGATTGTTGGTAGATAGTGTATCTCATGTATTAACTTTAGAAGAAAAAGAGATAAGTCCACCACCTGAAGAAATAAAGATTAGTTCTCAGTATATTATAGGAGTAGGAAAAAAGGGAAGTAGAATGATATTTATATTAGATATAGAAAAATTATTTGATAGTAGCGAAAGGAAAGAGATAATGCAAATAGATGATAAAAGAGAATAG
- a CDS encoding chemotaxis protein CheA, with translation MDKFDMNDIYYSMFLEETKEQIEKIEQDLLILESGQDDIEIVNEIFRMAHSIKGASATMGLENMSKLAHHLENLLSKVRSKEISVDTNIINIFFKGIDILKQMHYQLSRGKEYDENIEGFIKEIQMVINTIEDKGYDKEEANLDLKSKDEQEIVEEKELDLEKSELKLIEGINPELNIYKIIILMNEDMRMKSVKAFLIVNNLLGISDIIKTVPAEFEKLSDSDFGNKFKLIIATNREYEAIYENINSISEIKKIYIKRVRERRKEDVRVPKNVKIVELKDELKKKEISTIRVDISKIDKLLNLVGEFIIDKENLNQISIELKRKYKNDLHVNKLLNVLSHINYIGSELQETVMSTRMLPLEHIFNRFPRMVRDLAKRFDKNIKFIIEGKETEIDRGIIEELLDPLTHILRNSIDHGFESCEERKRTGKDEVGILKLSARHEENNVVIEIEDDGRGINIDKIKEKVLERSLATEEELKKLSDKDILQFIFEPGFSTAEKVTDISGRGVGLDVVKSNISKLNGIIDIKTEKGKGTKFIIRLPLTLAIVQALLIKEGEYIFAIPISSIIEMIRLKGREIEERIHKIDNLEVFDWRNQAIPVIRVGEYFGIAKKTDSNKLFIVVVGYLEKRFAFIVSKLMGEQEIVIKSMGEFIGNGKLFGNIKGISGVSILGDGSFAQIIDVASMSKK, from the coding sequence ATGGACAAATTTGATATGAATGATATTTATTATTCTATGTTCTTGGAAGAAACGAAAGAGCAAATTGAAAAAATTGAACAAGATTTATTGATATTGGAGAGTGGACAAGATGATATTGAAATTGTAAATGAAATATTTAGAATGGCTCATTCTATAAAAGGTGCATCTGCTACTATGGGTTTAGAGAATATGTCAAAGTTAGCTCATCATCTTGAAAACTTGCTTTCAAAAGTAAGGTCAAAAGAAATATCAGTTGATACAAATATTATTAATATATTTTTTAAAGGTATTGATATTTTAAAACAAATGCATTATCAGTTGAGCAGAGGTAAAGAGTATGATGAGAATATAGAAGGATTTATAAAAGAAATACAGATGGTAATTAATACTATAGAAGATAAAGGATATGATAAAGAAGAAGCTAATTTAGATTTAAAAAGTAAAGATGAACAAGAGATAGTTGAAGAAAAAGAATTGGATTTAGAAAAAAGTGAGCTAAAGTTGATTGAAGGAATAAATCCTGAATTGAATATATATAAAATAATAATTTTAATGAATGAAGATATGAGAATGAAATCTGTAAAAGCATTTTTAATAGTAAATAATTTATTAGGTATTAGTGATATTATAAAAACAGTTCCAGCAGAATTTGAAAAATTGTCTGATAGTGATTTTGGGAACAAATTTAAATTGATTATTGCAACTAATAGAGAGTATGAAGCTATATATGAAAATATAAATTCTATATCAGAAATAAAGAAAATATACATAAAAAGAGTAAGAGAAAGAAGAAAAGAGGATGTAAGAGTTCCTAAAAATGTAAAAATAGTAGAGTTGAAAGATGAGTTGAAAAAGAAAGAAATATCGACAATTAGAGTTGATATTAGCAAAATAGATAAATTGCTTAATTTAGTTGGTGAATTTATTATAGATAAGGAAAATCTCAATCAAATAAGTATAGAATTAAAGAGAAAATATAAAAATGATTTACATGTAAATAAATTGTTAAATGTACTTTCACATATAAATTATATTGGTTCAGAGCTTCAGGAAACGGTAATGTCTACGAGAATGTTGCCTTTAGAACATATATTCAATAGATTTCCGCGAATGGTAAGAGATTTGGCAAAGAGATTTGATAAAAACATAAAGTTTATAATTGAAGGAAAAGAAACTGAAATAGATAGGGGCATTATTGAAGAATTATTAGACCCTTTAACTCATATTTTGAGAAATTCAATTGATCATGGTTTTGAAAGCTGTGAAGAAAGAAAAAGAACAGGTAAAGATGAAGTTGGGATTTTAAAGTTAAGTGCAAGACACGAAGAAAATAATGTAGTGATTGAAATAGAAGATGATGGAAGAGGTATAAACATAGATAAGATAAAAGAAAAAGTTTTAGAAAGAAGTTTAGCAACTGAAGAAGAATTGAAAAAATTATCAGATAAAGATATTTTACAGTTTATATTTGAACCGGGTTTTTCTACTGCTGAAAAAGTAACAGATATATCAGGTAGAGGTGTAGGACTTGATGTTGTAAAATCAAATATAAGCAAATTAAATGGAATAATAGATATAAAAACAGAAAAAGGAAAGGGTACAAAATTTATAATAAGACTGCCACTTACACTTGCAATTGTACAGGCTTTGCTTATCAAAGAAGGAGAATATATATTTGCAATACCTATTTCTTCTATAATTGAAATGATTAGGCTTAAAGGTAGAGAGATAGAAGAAAGGATTCATAAAATAGATAATTTAGAAGTTTTTGATTGGAGAAATCAAGCTATTCCCGTTATAAGAGTAGGAGAATATTTTGGAATAGCTAAAAAGACAGATAGTAATAAATTATTTATAGTTGTTGTTGGATATTTGGAGAAGAGATTTGCATTTATTGTTAGCAAACTCATGGGGGAACAGGAGATAGTTATTAAATCTATGGGAGAATTTATAGGAAATGGTAAGTTGTTTGGAAATATTAAAGGTATTTCAGGTGTAAGTATTTTAGGTGATGGAAGTTTTGCTCAAATAATAGATGTAGCCTCTATGAGTAAAAAATAG
- a CDS encoding ATP-binding protein: MDIASQSINNEIMIKELRFKADIENYTKVRNYCREVGKLILKDNNRVFEYLLCIDEIFINSIIHAYRKNNGNIDVKFILNEKYLITKIRDYGVGIPKTYTKKIIFTDDDILSESGRGLYIVNSLADKLEIKNCEDIGTEVSIYFERVR; encoded by the coding sequence ATGGATATTGCTTCACAATCGATTAATAATGAAATTATGATAAAGGAATTAAGGTTTAAAGCTGATATTGAAAATTATACAAAAGTTAGAAATTATTGCAGAGAAGTTGGAAAATTGATTTTAAAAGATAATAATAGAGTTTTTGAATATTTACTTTGTATTGATGAAATATTTATTAACAGTATTATACATGCATATAGAAAAAATAATGGAAATATAGATGTTAAATTTATTTTAAATGAAAAATATTTAATTACAAAAATTAGGGACTATGGAGTAGGTATACCTAAAACATATACTAAAAAAATTATATTTACAGATGATGATATATTATCTGAATCAGGACGTGGATTGTATATAGTTAATAGTTTAGCAGATAAATTAGAAATTAAAAATTGTGAAGATATAGGAACGGAAGTTAGTATTTATTTTGAAAGGGTGAGATAA
- a CDS encoding STAS domain-containing protein: MIETSIKEDIKIIKVFGEVNFENHIEFKEGLLRSIQGNENKIVLDMEKLAYLNSMGLSTIVKAYSELKKRKGELKLCSLQEHIKKLFAITKLDKIINIYENSEDALKAFQTLNIDRK, encoded by the coding sequence ATGATTGAAACATCTATAAAAGAAGATATAAAAATAATAAAAGTTTTTGGAGAAGTAAATTTTGAAAATCATATAGAATTTAAAGAGGGATTATTAAGGAGTATACAAGGTAATGAAAACAAAATTGTATTAGATATGGAAAAACTTGCATATTTAAATAGTATGGGGCTTAGTACTATTGTTAAAGCTTATTCTGAACTAAAAAAGAGGAAGGGCGAACTTAAACTGTGTTCACTTCAAGAGCATATAAAAAAATTATTTGCAATTACTAAGCTAGATAAAATAATAAATATCTATGAAAATAGTGAAGATGCTCTTAAAGCATTTCAAACTTTAAATATAGATAGAAAGTGA
- a CDS encoding PP2C family protein-serine/threonine phosphatase, translating to MIYLDSENLLRENKKLKEKLKIVLEQNKRFKNDLKYAQKIQEYILPIGKHEFNQYEIYCNHVHTNYLGGDFYDVFKFDDRKIVMYIADVSGHGVASSLFTLFLKQSIRGISNSFHLNRQPITPSEILRKLQCRFNDFNTDKELYIGVLVGVLDIYDNEIILANAGHNVEPLHFKKKENEVISYDIRGFPINNWFDDNTFFTLYDEKKIYLNEEDRLIFLTDGATEAKSIDGKILGIKKIGELMKQKESGMCEEYFESLINMIINHIGKNELEDDIALLCLRRKKD from the coding sequence ATGATTTATTTGGACAGCGAAAACCTTTTAAGAGAAAATAAAAAATTAAAGGAAAAATTAAAAATAGTATTAGAACAAAATAAAAGATTTAAGAACGATTTAAAATATGCTCAAAAAATACAAGAGTATATACTGCCAATAGGTAAACATGAATTTAATCAATATGAAATTTACTGTAATCATGTACATACTAATTATTTAGGTGGAGATTTTTATGATGTCTTTAAATTTGATGACAGAAAGATAGTAATGTATATTGCAGATGTTTCTGGACACGGAGTAGCTTCTTCACTATTTACTTTATTTTTAAAACAATCTATAAGGGGAATAAGTAATTCTTTTCATTTGAACAGACAGCCTATTACACCTTCGGAGATATTGAGAAAACTACAGTGTAGATTTAATGACTTTAATACAGATAAAGAATTATATATTGGTGTTTTAGTAGGAGTTTTAGATATATATGACAATGAAATAATTTTAGCCAATGCAGGACATAATGTGGAACCACTTCATTTTAAGAAAAAAGAAAACGAAGTGATTTCTTACGATATAAGAGGCTTTCCTATAAATAACTGGTTTGATGATAATACATTTTTTACATTATATGATGAAAAGAAGATATATTTAAATGAAGAAGATAGATTGATTTTCTTAACTGATGGTGCTACGGAAGCAAAATCTATTGATGGTAAAATATTAGGTATAAAAAAGATTGGAGAATTGATGAAGCAGAAGGAAAGTGGTATGTGTGAAGAGTATTTTGAGAGTTTAATTAACATGATAATTAATCATATTGGTAAAAATGAGCTTGAAGATGATATAGCTTTATTATGTTTAAGGAGAAAAAAAGATTAG
- a CDS encoding aspartate kinase: protein MSLKVAKFGGSSLADANQIKKVKDIIFSDKNYRYIVVSAPGKRYENDTKITDLLYLCHAHIKHSVPYNELFDIIKNRFIDIVDNLGLSIDINYHLENIKERINKYESVDYIASRGEYLNGLILAEYLGYDFIDPTEIIFFDEYGSFDAKKTQEAVSKRLQKHKYAVIPGFYGCTPNGKIKTFSRGGSDITGAIIAQAVKAKVYENWTDVSGFLMADPKIIDNPKRIEKITYDELRELSYMGAKVLHEDTIFPVREANIPVNIRNTNEPENPGTIIFNDKNYNIRKNSITGIAGKKDFTVIAIQKNFMNSDIGFVRKILSILEANSIPFEHLPSGIDNISLVIESSKLENKIDKIINEINKQCKPDSIDIYENIALIATVGHGMAYTPGIAAKLFSAVAKANVNVRMIDQGSSEINIIIGVENKDFEKAVKAIYNAFVN, encoded by the coding sequence ATGAGTTTAAAAGTAGCAAAATTTGGTGGTTCATCTCTAGCTGATGCAAATCAAATAAAAAAAGTCAAAGATATCATTTTTTCAGATAAAAACTATCGATATATTGTCGTATCTGCTCCCGGCAAAAGATATGAAAATGATACTAAAATTACTGATTTATTATATTTATGTCATGCCCATATTAAACATTCTGTTCCATATAATGAACTATTTGATATTATCAAAAATCGATTTATTGATATAGTTGATAATTTAGGTCTATCTATTGACATTAATTATCATCTTGAAAATATTAAAGAAAGAATTAATAAATATGAATCTGTAGATTATATTGCAAGTCGTGGAGAATACTTAAATGGCCTTATATTAGCTGAATACTTAGGATATGACTTTATTGACCCAACTGAAATAATTTTCTTTGACGAATATGGTTCATTTGATGCAAAAAAAACACAAGAAGCCGTCAGCAAACGGCTTCAAAAACATAAATATGCCGTAATACCGGGTTTTTATGGCTGTACTCCAAATGGAAAAATAAAAACATTTTCTAGAGGTGGTTCAGATATAACTGGAGCTATAATTGCCCAAGCTGTAAAAGCAAAGGTATATGAAAATTGGACAGATGTTTCAGGTTTTCTTATGGCAGACCCTAAAATAATTGACAATCCTAAACGAATTGAAAAAATTACCTATGATGAACTGCGTGAACTTTCTTATATGGGAGCTAAAGTTTTACACGAAGATACTATTTTCCCCGTACGTGAAGCTAATATACCTGTAAATATAAGAAATACAAACGAACCTGAAAATCCCGGTACAATTATTTTCAATGACAAAAATTATAATATTAGAAAAAATAGTATAACTGGTATAGCAGGTAAAAAAGATTTTACTGTAATAGCAATTCAAAAAAATTTCATGAATTCAGATATTGGATTCGTTAGAAAAATTCTTTCTATACTTGAAGCAAATAGTATTCCATTTGAACATTTGCCATCGGGAATTGACAATATATCGCTAGTTATAGAAAGTTCAAAACTGGAAAACAAAATCGATAAAATAATAAATGAAATTAACAAACAATGCAAACCTGATTCAATTGACATATATGAAAACATAGCACTTATAGCTACAGTAGGTCACGGAATGGCTTATACTCCGGGCATTGCTGCAAAACTTTTTTCTGCGGTAGCTAAAGCTAATGTAAATGTTAGGATGATTGATCAAGGTTCTAGTGAAATAAATATCATCATTGGAGTTGAAAATAAAGATTTTGAAAAAGCCGTTAAAGCAATATATAATGCTTTTGTTAATTGA